Proteins co-encoded in one Gossypium arboreum isolate Shixiya-1 chromosome 11, ASM2569848v2, whole genome shotgun sequence genomic window:
- the LOC108474250 gene encoding uncharacterized protein LOC108474250 isoform X2, with the protein MGAYCDENLSFSPACNLSPSHDLRLSKHVHDNVHGNIYLDPLSLKFIDTEQFQRLRELKQLGLAHLVYPGAVHSRFEHSLGVYWLAGEAIQKLKTYQGLELGIDRFDVQAVKVAGLLHDVGHGPFSHLFEREFLPKVLNSFKWAHEQMSADLIDHIVDVHHIDVESEMIKRVKEMILASSEFALPKSAKEKQFLYDIVANGRNGIDVDKFDYIVRDSRACGLGCSFDFHRLMETMRVLGDEICYRAKDYLSIHKLFATRADLYRTVYTHSKVKAVELMVVDALLKANSYLEISSSIQDPSEYWKLDDTIIKTIETAPDEELRESRDLILRIRRRNLYQFCNEYSVPKDQLEHFKDVTAQDIACSQKNGVLLQENDIAVSNVRIDLTRGKQNPLERIMRVGRSSPYHMNASVTCCPHLIRI; encoded by the exons ATGGGCGCTTACTGTGATGAAAATCTCTCTTTCTCTCCGGCTTGTAATTTGTCTCCATCTCACGACCTCCGGCTCTCCAAACACGTCCACGACAACGTTCACGGCAACATTTATCTCGATCCC CTCTCTTTGAAGTTTATTGACACCGAGCAATTTCAAAG GCTCCGTGAGCTGAAACAACTTG GATTGGCACACCTGGTTTATCCAGGGGCCGTACATTCCAGGTTTGAGCATTCTCTTGGTGTGTATTGGCTTGCGGGTGAAGCTATCCAAAAGCTCAAAACTTATCAG GGTTTGGAGCTTGGTATTGATCGATTTGATGTTCAAGCAGTGAAAGTTGCAG GACTTTTACATGATGTAGGCCACGGACCTTTTAGCCACTTGTTTGAACGGGAATTTCTCCCCAAAGTTCTTAATAGCTTCAAATG GGCTCATGAGCAAATGTCAGCAGATCTGATTGATCATATTGTTGATGTGCACCATATCGATGTTGAATCTGAGATGATTAAAAGAGTCAAG GAAATGATACTAGCTAGCTCTGAGTTTGCACTGCCAAAA AGTGCAAAGGAGAAGCAATTCTTATATGATATTGTTGCAAATGGTCGGAATGGAATTGATGTGGATAA GTTTGATTACATTGTCCGTGACAGTCGAGCTTGTGGCCTAGGATGCAGCTTTGATTTCCACAG GTTGATGGAGACTATGCGAGTTTTGGGTGATGAGATCTGCTATCGTGCTAAAGACT ATCTTAGCATCCACAAGTTATTTGCTACTCGTGCTGATCTTTATCGAACTGTGTACACCCACTCTAAAGTGAAG GCTGTTGAGCTAATGGTAGTAGATGCTCTTTTAAAAGCTAATAGTTATCTAGAAATCTCTTCTTCCATTCAGGATCCTTCTGAGTACTGGAAG CTAGATGACACAATAATCAAAACTATCGAGACAGCACCAGATGAAGAACTCCGAGAATCTAGAGATTTGATTCTGCGCATTCGTAGGAGAAATTTGTATCAG TTCTGTAATGAGTATTCAGTTCCAAAAGACCAATTGGAACATTTCAAAGACGTCACTGCACAAGACATCGCTTGTTCCCAG aaaaatggTGTACTGCTGCAAGAAAATGATATTGCTGTTAGCAATGTCAGGATTGATTTGACTCGTGGAAAGCAAAATCCTCTCGAAAG GATTATGAGAGTCGGGAGAAGTTCCCCATACCACATGAACGCATCAGTCACTTGCTGCCCACATCTTATCAGGATATGA
- the LOC108470633 gene encoding photosystem I assembly factor PSA3, chloroplastic, with amino-acid sequence MAAAKPLPSSLHTHKILSSCNQILPSLLHFRQHYSNPKSQQPQRRRKHSSSLDGAYNLAIKAYMENPNSISGFANKVIGSLPIVGLVARIFSDEGGVGGDIIDFAEFRRRVGKKCTVTDSRAFYEFQERRGRAGDPLYVLLSCWLAAVGAGLLKSEEILEGVARLRISNDIEFEEQNFIAMMNEARERRAKLNADAPTLPMEIRAEKAVDAIYVCCFGRDPIEEEDESLLNIMLCAVFPTVKQSMIQRIIKDKAIKVAEGGDDADIVPEPKPLSKEAVQMQMKDLEFLKQNTET; translated from the exons ATGGCGGCAGCTAAGCCATTGCCGTCATCTCTTCACACTCACAAAATTCTCTCTTCATGCAACCAAATTTTACCTTCGCTCCTCCATTTCCGTCAACATTACAGCAACCCGAAAAGCCAACAACCACAAAGGCGAAGAAAACACTCAAGCTCCTTAGATGGCGCCTACAACTTGGCTATCAAAGCTTACATGGAAAACCCAAACTCCATCTCTGGTTTCGCAAACAAAGTCATTGGCTCTCTCCCTATAGTCGGCCTTGTCGCTAGGATTTTCAGTGATGAAGGCGGTGTTGGTGGGGATATCATTGATTTTGCTGAGTTTAGAAGAAGGGTGGGCAAGAAATGTACTGTTACTGATTCTAGAGCCTTTTACGAGTTCCAAGAAAGGAGAGGCCGG GCAGGGGATCCTTTGTATGTTCTGCTATCATGTTGGCTAGCAGCTGTGGGTGCTGGTCTTCTTAAATCTGAGGAGATATTGGAGGGGGTGGCAAGGCTTCGGATTTCCAATGATATCGAATTCGAAGAGCAGAATTTTATTGCAATGATGAATGAAGCAAGAGAG AGGCGAGCTAAGCTGAATGCGGATGCCCCAACTCTTCCCATGGAGATTAGAGCTGAAAAGGCTGTTGATGCCATTTATGTCTGTTGCTTTGGGAGAGACCCGATAGAAGAGGAAGACGAGAGCTTGCTAAATATCATGCTATGTGCAGTTTTCCCTACCGTCAAGCAATCAATGATACAAAGAATCATCAAGGACAAAGCAATCAAAGTAGCAGAAGGTGGTGATGATGCAGACATCGTTCCAGAACCAAAGCCATTATCAAAGGAAGCTGTACAAATGCAAATGAAAGACCTTGAATTCCTTAAACAAAACACGGAGACATGA
- the LOC108474250 gene encoding uncharacterized protein LOC108474250 isoform X1 has protein sequence MGAYCDENLSFSPACNLSPSHDLRLSKHVHDNVHGNIYLDPLSLKFIDTEQFQRLRELKQLGLAHLVYPGAVHSRFEHSLGVYWLAGEAIQKLKTYQGLELGIDRFDVQAVKVAGLLHDVGHGPFSHLFEREFLPKVLNSFKWAHEQMSADLIDHIVDVHHIDVESEMIKRVKEMILASSEFALPKSAKEKQFLYDIVANGRNGIDVDKFDYIVRDSRACGLGCSFDFHRLMETMRVLGDEICYRAKDYLSIHKLFATRADLYRTVYTHSKVKAVELMVVDALLKANSYLEISSSIQDPSEYWKLDDTIIKTIETAPDEELRESRDLILRIRRRNLYQFCNEYSVPKDQLEHFKDVTAQDIACSQKNGVLLQENDIAVSNVRIDLTRGKQNPLESINFFKDYESREKFPIPHERISHLLPTSYQDMIVRVYSKKPELVAAVSEAFENFQLKIYGVKAQVHATPEKKKRRF, from the exons ATGGGCGCTTACTGTGATGAAAATCTCTCTTTCTCTCCGGCTTGTAATTTGTCTCCATCTCACGACCTCCGGCTCTCCAAACACGTCCACGACAACGTTCACGGCAACATTTATCTCGATCCC CTCTCTTTGAAGTTTATTGACACCGAGCAATTTCAAAG GCTCCGTGAGCTGAAACAACTTG GATTGGCACACCTGGTTTATCCAGGGGCCGTACATTCCAGGTTTGAGCATTCTCTTGGTGTGTATTGGCTTGCGGGTGAAGCTATCCAAAAGCTCAAAACTTATCAG GGTTTGGAGCTTGGTATTGATCGATTTGATGTTCAAGCAGTGAAAGTTGCAG GACTTTTACATGATGTAGGCCACGGACCTTTTAGCCACTTGTTTGAACGGGAATTTCTCCCCAAAGTTCTTAATAGCTTCAAATG GGCTCATGAGCAAATGTCAGCAGATCTGATTGATCATATTGTTGATGTGCACCATATCGATGTTGAATCTGAGATGATTAAAAGAGTCAAG GAAATGATACTAGCTAGCTCTGAGTTTGCACTGCCAAAA AGTGCAAAGGAGAAGCAATTCTTATATGATATTGTTGCAAATGGTCGGAATGGAATTGATGTGGATAA GTTTGATTACATTGTCCGTGACAGTCGAGCTTGTGGCCTAGGATGCAGCTTTGATTTCCACAG GTTGATGGAGACTATGCGAGTTTTGGGTGATGAGATCTGCTATCGTGCTAAAGACT ATCTTAGCATCCACAAGTTATTTGCTACTCGTGCTGATCTTTATCGAACTGTGTACACCCACTCTAAAGTGAAG GCTGTTGAGCTAATGGTAGTAGATGCTCTTTTAAAAGCTAATAGTTATCTAGAAATCTCTTCTTCCATTCAGGATCCTTCTGAGTACTGGAAG CTAGATGACACAATAATCAAAACTATCGAGACAGCACCAGATGAAGAACTCCGAGAATCTAGAGATTTGATTCTGCGCATTCGTAGGAGAAATTTGTATCAG TTCTGTAATGAGTATTCAGTTCCAAAAGACCAATTGGAACATTTCAAAGACGTCACTGCACAAGACATCGCTTGTTCCCAG aaaaatggTGTACTGCTGCAAGAAAATGATATTGCTGTTAGCAATGTCAGGATTGATTTGACTCGTGGAAAGCAAAATCCTCTCGAAAG CATCAACTTTTTCAAG GATTATGAGAGTCGGGAGAAGTTCCCCATACCACATGAACGCATCAGTCACTTGCTGCCCACATCTTATCAGGATATGATAGTGAGAGTGTATTCGAAGAAACCTGAATTG GTAGCAGCTGTCTCTGAGGCATTCGAAAATTTTCAACTAAAAATCTACGGAGTTAAAGCTCAAGTGCATGCTACACCTGAGAAGAAGAAACGGCGCTTTTAA